One segment of Oncorhynchus masou masou isolate Uvic2021 unplaced genomic scaffold, UVic_Omas_1.1 unplaced_scaffold_2310, whole genome shotgun sequence DNA contains the following:
- the LOC135533274 gene encoding mucin-12-like isoform X1 codes for MMPGENLSKIASGATTGACQNCTVLHQNLNEYVAALLVLKQTTIDSEETSKQRIQLDDLQLKVASLGKQHAEYEAMRAELEAKQSAEKLSQQLLEEVERLKEQNNNTETLKKRLEDQLKMVAETTEKQCVDNVQLRQEKTALQKDLLKTQVSLKTCQKVAEEVQRLKEDNARTSVLKYDLEKQLVLFQDSQLKQERDITRLKTEKIVLENKLLHLQERLEKLETEKNKVLKSTSTQATAPEETQVDKEKIQRLLEDLWVCVAPPSSHLPARRKQQLKEHLQDCRTVEPHRPDSDPPGHGPSRNSDPPGHGPSRNSDPPGHGPSKNSDPPGHGPSKNSDPPGHGPSRNSDPPGHGPSRNSDPPGHGPSRNSDPPGHGPSKNSDPAGHGPGRNSDPPGHGPSRNSDPAGHGPGRNSDPPGHGPGRNSDPAGHGPGRNSDPPGHGPGRNSDPAGHGPSRNSDPSGHGPSRNSDPLGPGPGRNSDPPGPGPGRNNDLAGHGPGRNIDPPGHEHSRSVEEILDWFRPLPPVLSPLPCSSAQESLDDVLESRARGTRSPLENRNHSVYTTGPANQTAGQQPGPANQTAGHKTGPANQMALVLAGQQPADSSVELPSDRINFTPRESPVSDSTNSILRQSPDLATGTSGETEMNSVAVCEHEDMQVEPAAETIQSPSGETQTSSNDLPSFTKATECLPNSVEHPGNLSVHTGGVQNSLTQTQGEEVQDFSPDMTEMDVETNPCYNGCVLAGQSINHGDSEKVESIKDQSGEASVAQTPSTKQLKPSLLVEFSAETVTGPEQLPEWAPNTQCNTTDQKAAPQACPHKQDRLFTGQESDKDNEEGFSWKQVDVLFPPSHPAEGLASPSHPTEGLASPSHPTEGLASPSHPTEGLASPSHPTERLASPSHPTERLASPSHPTEGLASPSHPTEGLASPSHPAEGLASHSHPTERLASPSHPTEGLASHSHPTERLAYPSHPTEGLTSPSHPTEGLASPSHPTEGLASPSHPAEGLASPSHPTEGLASPSHPTEGLASPSHPAEGLASPSHPTEGLASPSHPAEGLASPSHPAEGLASPSHPAEGLASPSHPTEGLASPSHPTEGLASPSHPTEGLASPSHPAEGLASPSHPTEGLKDVGIVSTVITVHSSGAEESSSEQKSLAPLTKTSVHISPDSLMSSVKNVENCTTTSELHEDIQATQPNAQSSRNHTVCKRLHSPICLSPVVNVKLLRSGTQPKRMNGRKDAEDSGSDVRNPPSPTELQSDEPLNNGMLKDCDRPVHVLQHQDMKADRKRPTTTDCISESRSESQLTDEGSEKLGGKDQTEMISTRSGRVRKSLVRSNAVQTSSVKDGAAPGDGAAAGDGAAAGDGAAPGDGAAPGDGAAAGDGAARGDGAARGDGAAPGDGAAPGDGAAPGDGAAPGDGAAPGDGQETTTLSCKVIIERLSPDMSEGIRPADLPVGHSPEPTWKVPIGKVRFEMGPPLPPLLMPLTVTPPRPVKPGNPRQVIGKLSFPSPMEGPVSPVGSQTAPDGQMLSSPSRTTPSSPLQFGSATPKHAVPVPGRLPAFSPSSSSTSPAQENSMRILDSMYPEMSARAWTLGILRGNLSMSSAETGTTPSSSVSQISGFKTINSSSTAFTKTEQRGKRSGVNMLLPKSAKRLRLDNCSPGPAGATAGPAAKGISSTTSASPDPLLRTPQHGSSSQPTEKEKVFGKPAGESSISQALEKIAAQCFDLLPVIKSHLFVGNLSRKPVLRNEEKEVLSEFSDNQPLADDLMSVMLTKLKTERTELPGSHLQALVRVYTALCRRRRDWDRAHILAYSILREDFPESTKLVLFMVTTWPNVFSCRTVVCQAIHTVTKVKAQGEVLHCLTAYLGWETSPPSDVDQLVSRTLTSVRAAAEMTFQKHPRQGQDLNPVAWQHVFALELLCSHTHWKWTHDNLLSTELWPMMNSWVTQPRSRQTPIQDVTVAAVLRLIGRLGQLGIKERCGSSVKNIAGVINTFARHGQAEGVPWEVQLAAVYTVYDLSPSNPKEALAALASWRGETTQPVPPAVTSCITQIASLCRHIKP; via the exons AGCGCTGAGAAGTTGTCCCAGCAGCTTttggaggaagtggagaggctgAAGGAGcagaacaacaacacagagactcT aAAGAAGAGACTTGAGGACCAGCTGAAGATGGTAGCAG AGACAACAGAGAAGCAGTGTGTGGATAATGTCCAGCTGAGACAGGAGAAGACGGCACTGCAGAAAGACCTGCTGAAAACACAG gTGTCGTTGAAGACATGCCAGAAGGTAGCAGAGGAAGTGCAGCGGTTGAAGGAGGACAACGCCAGGACATCCGTTCT AAAATACGACCTGGAAAAACAACTTGTACTGTTTCAAG ATTCTCAACTCAAGCAAGAGCGTGACATTACCAGGCTGAAAACAGAGAAGATTGTACTGGAGAACAAGCTTCTACATCTTCAG GAACGACTAGAGAAACTGGAGACGGAGAAGAATAAAG TATTAAAGAGCACATCAACTCAAGCAACGGCACCTGAAGAAACACAGGTGGACAAAG AGAAGATCCAGAGGCTGCTGGAGGATCTATGGGTGTGTGTAGCTCCTCCCTCATCACACCTCCCTG CCAGGAGGAAACAGCAGTTAAAGGAGCACCTACAAGACTGCAGGACAGTTGAACCCCACAGACCTGACAGTGACCCGCCAGGCCACGGACCCAGCAGGAACAGTGACCCGCCAGGCCACGGACCCAGCAGGAACAGTGACCCGCCAGGCCACGGACCCAGCAAGAACAGTGACCCGCCAGGCCACGGACCCAGCAAGAACAGTGACCCGCCAGGCCACGGACCCAGCAGGAACAGTGACCCGCCAGGCCACGGACCCAGCAGGAACAGTGACCCGCCAGGCCACGGACCCAGCAGGAACAGTGACCCGCCAGGCCACGGACCCAGCAAGAACAGTGACCCGGCAGGACACGGACCCGGCAGGAACAGTGACCCGCCAGGCCACGGACCCAGCAGGAACAGTGACCCGGCAGGACACGGACCCGGCAGGAACAGTGACCCGCCAGGCCATGGACCCGGCAGGAACAGTGACCCGGCAGGACACGGACCCGGCAGGAACAGTGACCCGCCAGGCCATGGACCTGGCAGGAACAGTGACCCGGCAGGCCATGGCCCCTCAAGGAACAGTGACCCGTCAGGTCATGGACCCAGCAGGAACAGTGACCCGCTAGGCCCTGGTCCCGGTAGGAACAGTGACCCGCCAGGCCCTGGTCCCGGTAGGAACAATGACCTGGCAGGTCATGGACCCGGCAGGAACATTGACCCGCCAGGCCATGAACATAGTAGATCAGTTGAGGAGATCCTGGACTGGTTCAGGCCGCtgccccctgtcctctcccccttaCCCTGCTCCTCAGCTCAGGAGAGTTTGGATGATGTCTTGGAGTCCAGAGCTCGAGGGAccagatctcctctagagaacAGAaaccactctgtctacactacaggaccagccaatcagacagcaggacagcagcctGGACCAGCCAATCAGACAGCAGGACATAAAACTGGACCAGCCAATCAGATGGCCCTTGTTTTGGCAGGACAACAGCCTGCAGACTCCTCAGTGGAACTACCATCAGACAGAATTAATTTTACTCCGAGAGAAAGCCCTGTTTCAGACAGCACTAATTCTATTCTGAGACAAAGCCCTGATCTGGCCACCGGGAcctcaggagagacagagatgaacagTGTGGCTGTCTGTGAACATGAAGACATGCAGGTAGAACCAGCTGCTGAAACCATCCAGTCCCCATCAGGAGAGACTCAAACCTCATCTAATGATCTACCGTCCTTTACCAAAGCCACAGAGTGTCTCCCAAACTCAGTAGAGCATCCAGGCAACCTCTCTGTCCATACTGGGGGCGTTCAGAACTCACTCACCCAAACACAAGGAGAAGAAGTGCAGGACTTCTCACCAGACATGACAGAGATGGATGTTGAGACTAACCCGTGTTATAATGGCTGTGTCTTGGCGGGTCAGAGCATCAACCATGGGGACTCAGAGAAAGTAGAAAGCATTAAAGATCAGTCAGGAGAGGCCAGCGTGGCTCAAactccctccactaaacagctgAAACCCAGTCTTCTGGTTGAGTTTTCTGCGGAGACAGTGACTGGTCCAGAACAACTGCCTGAATGGGCTCCTAACACTCAATGTAACACAACTGATCAGAAAGCAGCTCCTCAAGCATGTCCCCATAAACAAGACCGGTTGTTTACAGGCCAGGAATCAGATAAAGACAATGAAGAGGGTTTCTCTTGGAAACAGGTTGATGTACTGTTCCCCCCCAGTCACCCTGCAGAAGGACTGGCCTCCCCCAGTCACCCTACAGAAGGACTGGCCTCCCCCAGTCACCCTACAGAAGGACTGGCCTCCCCCAGTCACCCTACAGAAGGACTGGCCTCCCCCAGTCACCCTACAGAAAGACTGGCCTCCCCCAGTCACCCTACAGAAAGACTGGCCTCCCCCAGTCACCCTACAGAAGGACTGGCCTCCCCCAGTCACCCTACAGAAGGACTGGCCTCCCCCAGTCACCCTGCAGAAGGACTGGCCTCCCATAGTCACCCTACAGAAAGACTGGCCTCCCCCAGTCACCCtactgaaggactggcctcccaTAGTCACCCTACAGAAAGACTGGCCTACCCCAGTCACCCTACAGAAGGACTGACCTCCCCCAGTCACCCTACAGAAGGACTGGCCTCCCCCAGTCACCCtactgaaggactggcctcccccAGTCACCCTGCAGAAGGACTGGCCTCCCCCAGTCACCCTACAGAAGGACTGGCCTCCCCCAGTCACCCTACAGAAGGACTGGCCTCCCCCAGTCACCCTGCAGAAGGACTGGCCTCCCCCAGTCACCCTACAGAAGGACTGGCCTCCCCCAGTCACCCTGCAGAAGGACTGGCCTCCCCCAGTCACCCTGCAGAAGGACTGGCCTCCCCCAGTCACCCTGCAGAAGGACTGGCCTCCCCCAGTCACCCTACAGAAGGACTGGCCTCCCCAAGTCACCCTACAGAAGGACTGGCCTCCCCCAGTCACCCTACAGAAGGACTGGCCTCCCCCAGTCACCCTGCAGAAGGACTGGCCTCCCCCAGTCACCCTACAGAAGGACTGAAGGATGTAGGTATAGTATCAACAGTCATCACGGTGCATTCCTCTGGGGCAGAGGAATCATCATCTGAACAGAAGTCTCTGGCACCTCTGACAAAAACAAGTGTCCACATCTCTCCTGACAGTTTAATGAGCTCTGTAAAGAACGTAGAGAACTGTACTACGACATCTGAACTCCATGAAGACATCCAGGCAACACAACCCAATGCTCAGAGTAGCAGAAACCATACAGTTTGCAAGAGGTTACATAGTCCCATATGTCTTTCCCCTGTGGTGAACGTGAAGCTCCTGAGATCTGGAACACAACCGAAGAGGATGAATGGAAGGAAAGATGCTGAAGACTCAGGGTCTGACGTTAGGAATCCGCCGTCTCCTACGGAGTTACAGAGTGACGAGCCTTTGAACAACGGTATGCTGAAAGATTGTGATCGCCCAGTCCATGTTCTACAACACCAGGATATGAAAGCTGACCGTAAGCGTCCTACAACCACCGACTGCATCTCTGAGTCAAGGTCTGAGTCCCAGCTGACAGATGAAGGGTCTGAGAAACTAGGTGGGAAAGACCAGACTGAGATGATCAGTACTAGAAGTGGGCGTGTCAGGAAGAGTCTTGTTAGATCAAACGCAGTCCAAACCAGCTCAGTGAAAGACGGCGCGGCTCCCGGGGACGGAGCGGCTGCCGGGGACGGAGCGGCTGCCGGGGACGGAGCGGCTCCCGGGGACGGAGCGGCTCCCGGGGACGGAGCGGCTGCCGGGGACGGAGCGGCTCGCGGGGACGGAGCGGCTCGCGGGGACGGAGCGGCTCCCGGGGACGGAGCGGCTCCCGGGGACGGCGCGGCTCCCGGGGACGGCGCGGCTCCCGGGGACGGAGCGGCTCCCGGGGACGGCCAGGAAACGACCACCCTTTCATGTAAAGTCATTATTGAAAGACTCAGCCCTGACATGAGTGAAGGGATCAGGCCAGCAGACTTGCCTGTGGGCCACTCCCCAGAACCTACATGGAAAGTTCCCATTGGGAAGGTTCGCTTTGAAATGGGTCCTCCGCTACCTCCTCTTCTGATGCCTCTCACTGTAACTCCTCCGAGACCGGTAAAACCTGGCAATCCAAGACAGGTGATTGGTAAACTGTCCTTTCCCTCACCAATGGAAGGGCCTGTTTCCCCTGTGGGGTCCCAAACAGCACCTGATGGTCAGATGTTGAGCTCCCCGTCTCGAACCACCCCTTCCTCACCACTACAGTTTGGTTCAGCCACTCCTAAACACGCTGTTCCTGTTCCAGGGAGACTTCCTGCCTTcagcccctcctcttcctccactagTCCCGCCCAGGAGAACTCCATGAGGATTCTAGACAGCATGTATCCAGAAATGTCTGCCCGTGCCTGGACTCTCGGTATCCTCCGAGGAAACCTCTCTATGTCTTCTGCTGAGACAGGGACCACACCTTCCAGCTCTGTCAGTCAGATATCTGGCTTCAAAACCATCAACTCCTCGTCCACGGCTTTCACCAAAACAGAGCAAAGAGGGAAGCGAAGTGGAGTCAACATGCTTCTACCAAAGAGTGCCAAAAGACTGAGGCTGGATAACTGCTCCCCCGGCCCTGCTGGGGCGACGGCCGGCCCTGCTGCGAAGGGGATATCCTCCACGACATCAGCCAGTCCTGACCCACTACTCAGGACACCTCAACATGGGAGTTCTTCACAGCCTACAGAGAAGGAGAAAGTGTTTGGGAAACCAGCAGGCGAATCCTCCATATCCCAGGCCTTAGAGAAGATAGCAGCCCAGTGTTTTGACCTCTTGCCTGTCATCAAGAGTCACCTGTTTGTTGGGAATCTGTCTAGGAAGCCTGTGTTACGGAATGAGGAGAAGGAGGTCCTCTCTGAGTTCTCAGACAATCAG CCTCTGGCAGATGATCTGATGTCGGTGATGCTGACTAAGCTGAAGACTGAGAGGACTGAGCTGCCTGGGTCTCACCTCCAGGCTCTGGTTAGAGTCTACACTGCTCTGTGCCGACGGAGGAGGGACTGGGACAGAGCACATATCCTGGCCTACAGCATCCTTAGAGAAG ATTTCCCTGAGTCAACCAAGCTGGTTCTGTTCATGGTGACCACATGGCCCAATGTGTTCTCCTGCAGGACTGTAGTGTGCCAGGCCATCCACACGGTCACCAAGGTCAAAGCTCAAGGAGAGGTGCTCCACTGCCTAACTGCTTACCTGGGATGGGAGACG AGTCCTCCTAGTGACGTGGATCAGTTGGTGTCCCGCACGTTGACGTCCGTCAGAGCTGCAGCTGAGATGACCTTCCAGAAACACCCGCGACAGGGACAGGACCTGAACCCCGTTGCCTGGCAACACGTCTTCGCCCTGGAGCTGCTCTGTTCTCATACACACTGGAAGTGGACCCATGACAACCTACTGAG TACAGAGCTGTGGCCGATGATGAACTCCTGGGTGACCCAGCCCAGGTCAAGACAAACACCCATCCAGGATGTCACTGTGGCAGCGGTCCTCAGACTCATAG GGCGCCTCGGGCAGCTCGGAATAAAGGAGAGATGCGGCTCGTCTGTGAAGAACATCGCCGGGGTCATCAACACATTCGCCAGACACGGACAGGCAGAAG